From Flavobacterium lipolyticum, one genomic window encodes:
- a CDS encoding tetratricopeptide repeat protein has translation MKTIDKYLFQALDSYPYSLEETIESLDYAFSYDAKNTMVFCLYGRIQAEQLWNYEEAKWYFQEALAINIHALEIYPHYVQTLILNEDFEEAEKLIDFALTVKGINKSEIFVKKAILYEAQQQFGLALKEIKKAKLCTLQFAFECNIKEVEKRIEGKMDLLKKKKKSK, from the coding sequence ATGAAAACAATAGATAAATATCTCTTTCAGGCGCTGGACAGCTATCCTTATTCATTAGAAGAAACGATTGAATCTTTAGATTATGCATTTTCATATGATGCTAAGAATACGATGGTTTTCTGTTTGTATGGACGGATTCAGGCCGAACAATTATGGAATTACGAAGAAGCCAAATGGTATTTTCAGGAAGCTTTAGCAATAAACATTCATGCGCTTGAGATATATCCACATTATGTACAAACTTTAATTTTGAATGAAGATTTTGAAGAGGCAGAAAAATTAATTGATTTTGCTTTAACAGTAAAAGGAATAAACAAATCTGAAATTTTTGTCAAAAAAGCAATTCTTTACGAAGCACAGCAACAGTTTGGATTAGCATTAAAAGAAATTAAAAAAGCCAAACTATGTACGTTGCAATTTGCTTTTGAATGCAACATTAAGGAAGTAGAGAAAAGAATTGAAGGTAAGATGGATTTGTTAAAGAAGAAGAAAAAATCAAAGTAA
- the prfH gene encoding peptide chain release factor H, with product MEKIIQITAGRGPAECTWVVAQVLKKVLEEAQEEQLETTLLQREVGQENGTIETATIAVKGKNATQFAASWTGTIQWIGQSQFRKMHKRKNWFIGIFEIEPQQNTSFLESDIQYQAMRSSGAGGQHVNKVSSAIRATHVPTGIAVVAMDSRSQHQNKKLATERLLKKLEDETLQQLKNHVGKQWENQLNIERGNPVRVFTGTDFKKNKTEKSYKGTRQKLKTDLRNEHN from the coding sequence ATGGAAAAAATAATTCAGATAACAGCGGGTCGGGGACCGGCAGAATGTACCTGGGTAGTGGCTCAGGTACTTAAAAAAGTTCTGGAAGAAGCACAGGAGGAGCAATTAGAAACGACTTTGCTTCAGCGAGAAGTGGGCCAGGAGAATGGAACAATTGAAACGGCAACAATTGCAGTAAAAGGTAAAAATGCCACTCAATTTGCAGCTTCCTGGACGGGAACTATTCAATGGATTGGTCAAAGTCAGTTTAGGAAAATGCACAAACGTAAAAATTGGTTTATTGGCATTTTTGAGATTGAACCACAACAGAATACATCATTTTTAGAAAGTGACATTCAGTATCAGGCCATGCGTAGTTCCGGGGCTGGCGGACAGCATGTAAATAAGGTGAGTTCAGCAATCAGAGCAACTCATGTGCCAACCGGAATTGCGGTTGTTGCGATGGACAGCCGTTCACAGCATCAGAATAAAAAACTGGCAACAGAACGATTATTAAAAAAACTGGAAGACGAAACTTTACAGCAACTTAAAAACCATGTTGGGAAACAATGGGAAAATCAACTGAACATTGAGCGGGGGAATCCTGTCAGAGTTTTTACCGGAACGGATTTTAAAAAGAATAAAACAGAGAAGAGTTATAAAGGAACGCGTCAGAAGTTAAAAACAGATTTACGAAATGAGCATAATTAA